One window of Rubrivirga sp. SAORIC476 genomic DNA carries:
- the eutM gene encoding ethanolamine utilization microcompartment protein EutM, which yields MPNGDIGAALGMVETRGLVGAIEAADAMVKAARVNLIGKEQIGGGFVTVMVRGDVGAVKAATDAGAAAAERVGELVSVHVIPRPHTEVEAILPSA from the coding sequence ATGCCCAACGGAGACATCGGCGCCGCGCTCGGAATGGTCGAGACGCGAGGCCTCGTCGGCGCCATCGAGGCGGCCGACGCCATGGTGAAGGCCGCCCGCGTCAACCTGATCGGAAAGGAGCAGATCGGCGGCGGCTTCGTCACCGTGATGGTCCGCGGCGACGTCGGCGCGGTCAAGGCCGCTACGGACGCCGGTGCTGCCGCCGCCGAGCGCGTCGGCGAGCTCGTGTCGGTGCACGTGATCCCGCGCCCGCACACGGAGGTCGAGGCGATCCTCCCGAGCGCGTAA
- a CDS encoding lipopolysaccharide biosynthesis protein — protein sequence MLRRLFKQSSIYAVASVTSKLTGFILLAYYGDPDILPKADFGYLGALDAAKMFVLLVAGVGLPLGILRFASSPQLTEAERAAVPATALGVALVAGGLTMAAGWGLAPLASEALFGTAARADAIRWLAVFVGFKTVSDVSYTVLRQREKAGAFVLIGVVESLLLVAAVVFFLIRGEGLTGVMKGYAVSAATIAFVVTPMLWLRVERRVDASLVGRMLAFGLPLIASGFASRFLNIGDRFVLLAMKGPEAAAVYEWAARFGGVVNTFLVQSFVLAFTVLGMKALDESGSPDLHRQSFRHFAALAGWVTLGLGLFVADVSRVLTDDPDFIGTEAVVLLIAGGFAFYGLYYVVVNVLYVAGRTRAVAVSVGGAALLNLLLNLLLIPSMGIAGAAVATLAAYATLAIVTARMGQASTPVAYPWMALVWVSALVGGLFLFAQPSADWAFEPRFGLRVVLAALYVPGLFVVGVYRRDDLARAVSLVRRREQAGSTPEADPPPGPPDAT from the coding sequence GTGCTGCGCCGCCTCTTCAAGCAGAGCAGCATCTACGCCGTCGCCAGCGTCACCTCGAAGCTGACGGGCTTCATCCTGCTGGCCTACTACGGCGACCCGGACATCCTGCCGAAGGCCGACTTCGGCTACCTCGGTGCGCTCGACGCCGCCAAGATGTTCGTGCTGCTGGTGGCGGGCGTCGGGCTGCCGCTGGGCATCCTGCGGTTCGCGTCGTCGCCGCAGTTGACCGAGGCCGAGCGGGCGGCCGTCCCGGCGACGGCGCTGGGCGTGGCCCTCGTGGCGGGGGGGCTGACGATGGCCGCCGGGTGGGGGCTGGCGCCGCTCGCCTCGGAGGCGCTGTTCGGCACCGCCGCCCGTGCGGACGCCATCCGCTGGCTGGCCGTCTTCGTGGGCTTCAAGACGGTCTCCGACGTGTCGTATACGGTGCTCCGGCAGCGCGAAAAGGCCGGCGCGTTCGTGCTGATCGGCGTCGTCGAGTCGCTCCTGCTGGTGGCCGCCGTAGTGTTCTTCCTGATCCGCGGGGAGGGGCTGACGGGCGTGATGAAGGGCTACGCGGTGTCCGCGGCGACCATCGCCTTCGTGGTGACGCCGATGCTGTGGCTGCGGGTCGAGCGGCGGGTGGACGCGAGCCTGGTCGGGCGGATGCTGGCGTTTGGGCTGCCGCTGATCGCGTCCGGCTTCGCGTCGCGCTTCCTCAACATCGGCGACCGGTTCGTGCTGCTGGCGATGAAGGGGCCCGAGGCGGCGGCGGTCTACGAGTGGGCAGCGCGCTTCGGCGGCGTCGTGAACACGTTCCTGGTGCAGAGCTTCGTGCTGGCGTTCACGGTGCTGGGCATGAAGGCGCTCGACGAGAGCGGCTCGCCGGACCTCCACCGCCAGTCGTTTCGCCACTTCGCGGCGCTCGCCGGGTGGGTCACCCTCGGCCTCGGCCTGTTCGTGGCCGACGTCAGCCGCGTGCTCACCGACGACCCGGACTTCATCGGCACCGAGGCGGTCGTGCTGCTGATCGCGGGCGGGTTCGCGTTCTACGGGCTGTACTACGTCGTCGTGAACGTGCTCTACGTCGCCGGGCGGACGCGCGCTGTGGCGGTTTCAGTGGGTGGCGCGGCCCTCCTGAACCTGCTCCTGAACCTGCTCCTCATCCCGTCGATGGGCATCGCCGGTGCGGCCGTGGCGACGCTGGCCGCCTACGCCACACTCGCCATCGTGACCGCGCGGATGGGGCAGGCCTCGACGCCGGTCGCCTACCCGTGGATGGCGCTGGTCTGGGTGAGCGCGCTCGTCGGCGGACTGTTCCTGTTTGCCCAGCCGTCGGCCGACTGGGCCTTCGAGCCTCGCTTCGGGCTCCGCGTGGTGCTCGCGGCCCTCTACGTGCCGGGGCTGTTCGTCGTCGGGGTGTACCGGCGCGACGACCTGGCGCGAGCGGTCTCGCTGGTGCGCCGTCGGGAGCAGGCCGGGAGCACCCCCGAGGCGGACCCTCCGCCCGGCCCACCGGACGCGACGTGA